The genomic interval CCCGGACCATGATTTTTTGATGTAGTCCGCAGCAGCAGCTATTTGTTGCAAGAGATCACTCATTATATAATGTCTTTAAAACAGGTTGCCGCAAAGTTATTTTTAATTCACAAAACACTACGGTTTTATATTTAAATCATAATGACCTATTTTAGCGGCAAATTTTTCTCAGATGAACTTACATGAATACCAGGCTAAAGAACTGTTGAAGAAATATAATGTACCGGTACAGGAAGGGATTCCGGTAGATACCCCTGAAGCGGCGGCAGAAGCTTATAAGCAATTAAAAGTGCAATATGGTAATGAGTTTGCTGTGGTAAAGGCGCAGATCCATGCCGGTGGACGTGGTAAAGGTACCATCCGTGGTAAAGAGCAGAGAGGTGTAGCAGTAGGTAAAAATGCCGAAGATGTAAAAACCATTGCCGGTAACATCCTTGGCGGTGTACTGGTAACCATCCAGACCGGTGAGGCCGGAAAATTAGTAAACAAGGTGCTGGTAGCACAGGACGTGTACTACCCTGGCCCTAACCCCATAAAAGAATTATACCTGTCCATCCTGCTGGACCGTGCAAAAGGTCAGAACGTAATCATGTACTCTACAGAGGGTGGTATGGATATCGAAGAAGTAGCCCACAAAACTCCTGAGAAGATCTTCAAAGAGTTAGTACAGCCGAACACTACCCTGCAGCCATTCCAGGCCAGGAAAATAGCGTTCAACTTCGGCCTGAGTGGTGAGGCTTTCAAAAACATGGTGAAATTCGTGACCAACCTGTATAATGCATACGTAGGTCTGGATGCAGCTATGCTGGAAATCAACCCATTATTCAAAACCAGCGACGACAAGATCATCGCTGTTGACTGTAAACTGAACCTGGACGACAACGCACTGATGCGTCATCCGGACCTGGAAGCGCTCCGCGACATTTCCGAAGAAGATCCAACCGAAGTAGAAGCAGGTAAATACAACCTGAACTATGTAAAACTGGATGGTAACGTAGGTTGTATGGTGAACGGCGCCGGTCTGGCAATGGCTACCATGGATATGATCAAACTGAGTGGTGGTGAGCCGGCCAACTTCCTGGACGTAGGTGGTACCGCCAACGCGCAGACAGTGGAAGCAGGTTTCCGCATCATCCTGAAAGATCCTAAAGTAAAAGCGATCCTGATCAATATCTTCGGTGGTATTGTTCGTTGCGACCGTGTTGCACAGGGTGTTATCGACGCTTACAAATCCATCGGCAACATTACTGTTCCGATCATTGTACGTCTGCAGGGTACCAATGCAGAAGAAGCAAAGAAACTGATCGAAGAAAGCGGCCTGACCGTACAATCAGCTATCCTGCTCAGCGAAGCTGCTGCACTGGTGAACAAAGCGGTTACCGCTTAATAAGTTTAAGTAGTGATTGACTAAAAAATAAGAAAAAAGAATCCCCGGACAGTAGTCCAGGGATTCTTTTTTATACCTGTACCCAGCCCCTCTCCTCCTTTGTATTTTTCCATCACATTTTTCCCGCCTTTGATCACTTAATTAGTTCAGGGCCAGCAAAAATTCGTACCTTCATTATCCATCCTTACTGTATACCTGCGTCCTGTGGGTGTCTTTTTATTCTATATATCAAATTGTACAATTATCATGAAGCGCTTCCGCGACTTTTTCCTGTTCTGCTCAGGGGTACATGTGCCTATGCTGAGACGGGCACCATCAGAAACCAATAAATACGGCGGCATTGGCGCTACTATCTTCTTCACCGGGTTGCTGGCAGCATTTTCCGGCGGGTATGCCCTGTGGTCGGTATTCAGTTCTCCCTGGGGAGCTGCCGTATTCGGGATCATCTGGGGCCTGATGATCTTTAACCTGGACCGTTACATCGTGTCTGGCATGAAGAAACGCAACAATTTCTGGAGCGAGTTCGGTATGGCCGTACCAAGGCTTGTGCTGGCGGTATTGATTGCCATTGTCATCTCCAAACCACTGGAACTGAAAGTGTTCGAGAAGGAGATCAACCAGGAACTGATCGTCATGGAACAACAGGTGTTCAAAACACAGGAAGACAAAGTAAAAGACCGCTTCCAGCAGCGTATCGGTGTGTTAAACGCAGAGATCGCACAATTGAATGCGGACATCCAGCTCCAGGCGACCAAACTCGACACCCTGCAGATCATCGCCCAGCAGGAAGCTGACGGAACAGGCGGATCGCGCAGGCAGAACCTGGGCCCTATCTACAAAGCGAAAAAAGCGGATGCTGATACCGCGGCGGCAATGTTAAAGCGGATCACAGATCAGAATGGCGCCCTCATCGCACAAAAGAGGCAGGAGCTACAGTCAATTGATTCCACCCAGAAAGCGACGGTAGGTGGACTGAACCGCACCAGCATCGACGGCCTCGCATCCCGGCTGGACGCATTGGGTCACCTGACAGATCGTAGTGTACCTGTACGGTGGGCGAACTGGTTCATTATGCTGCTGTTCATTACCATCGAAACAGCGCCGGTATTTGTGAAACTCATCTCTCCCCGCGGACCATATGATGATCTGCTGGAAGCCCATGAGCATGCCTATATCATCTTCCGGAAGGAAACAATAGAAAAGAGGGAACGGGAGCATAATAAGCGCATGATGATCGGGCAACCGGCTGTTAATTCGTAAGCAGCCAATTAAAAGGGCCTTTCTGGTCAGGCCGCCACTAATTCCACTTCATAGACGGGGCTAAACAGATACATTCTTTTCGTCGCTACCTCTTCACAGCGGTAACGCTTACGTATACGTTCTCCCCGGCGGAAGACACGGCCGTCTTTGGTACGGAACAACTGATTGGGCGCCAGTTGTTCTACCAGGAAATGGTTTTCCTTTTGCCTGTCATAGCGTTTCAGCACACGCATAAGATCATCATCCGCACAGGAACTGGCTGCCGGGTTCTGAATACTCTGCCGTAAAGCCATTTCCACATCCGGTGGAAGATAACCTTTGCCTACGAACTGCTTCAGGATGCTGGAAAAATGCTGCTTCCACTCCTTCCCATGCGAGGCTACCGTATTGGTATACTGCATGTAGGTGGTGAGGTGTGATATTTCGTGCAGCAACGTGATCAGAAAAGCGTACTTGTTAAGATTTCCATTGATGCTGATCCGGTGCCCTCCCCTGCGGTCGGGATGCCGGTAGTCACCCAGGATGCTTTGCCGTTCGCGGGTCACCGTCAGGTGTACCTTATATTCTGTGAGGTAGGCCATTACCTGCTCGAAGGTTCCTTCGGGCAGGTATGCAGCTAATGCATTTAAAGGAGCCTCCTGCTTCACGAATCTTTAATTTTTCTTTCTGGTAATTTTTTGCAGACTTACGTTCTCACATACCGCGTAGACGATATAGAAAAACATCAATATAAAAATAGTGATTCTGCTGGTATTTGCCCTGTTTGCTACAGCATATATAGTAATGCCGGCCAGGCATAACATCATTCTGCTGATCATGGAGCCATATACCCTTAGCATAAAGATGCTGTTATTGTCGGATTGTACCCCTTTGCGGCTCATGTTGTAGGTGATGCCGGAGATTGTAGCTAAAGCCAGGTTGCCGAAGAGCAGCACATTATGATGCGCTCCATTGTCCAACAACCAGGCTTTTAATGATAATAAAGCAACGTTCAAAATAATGAAAACGCCAATAACTCTAAAGTAAAACCTGTCACTCATTCCTGCTGGTATCTTTGATAATTTGGCGCAAAATTAAGACTAAAGCTAATAAAGACAAAATGATCAGAAAGAAGGGGAACGACCATCCCGTCCGCTGGTCTATTTTATAACCAGCAAATACCGCTACGCCTAATGTGGCCATCATCTGGAAAGCCAGCCCGGTGTACTTTAAAAGTAACCTGTTATCAGGCTTCTTCCGTGGCTTCTTCTGTGAAGACGGGTCTTCCATTCTTTTCTTTCAGGTTTGCGTTAGCAGCTGCCACCTCTTCGGGTTCCATGTAGCAACGACCATTGAATTTCGCGGTTGGCTCCATTTCAAAATGGGCTGTGTACAGATCTCCTTTTACCAGTGCATTACCTTTCAGGAAAAGCAGATCTTCAACTTTGATAATACCAGTTACTTTGCCCAGAATGTCAGCACTCTGACATACCAGGTCACCGATAATCTCCCCTTCAGGACCTACTACAATTTTAGCTTTTGTTGATACCAGGCCATTCACCTGTCCGTCAATGCGAATGTCGCCTTCGCACACGATGTCTCCCTGGATGGAGGTTCCACTGCCAATAATGTTCACGTTGGAAGTAGGCATTACTGATTTGCTCTCGCTTCTGGCATTACGATTGTTGTTGCTAAACATAGGATTCTAGGTTTTTCAGCTTTTAGTGTGATGTAAGATAGTATTATTTATTAACATATTACTACATATTGACAATCACTTCTTTTAAGAAGTTATCCACATTATCCCCCCTTAACGGTGATTCGGACCCTTTGCGTATCTGCTGACAGTATATTTTTTCAGTCTCAAATAATGTTGTGCCCCCTTATCAACCCTTAATAAGTGCTGTTATCTACTTTAGGAACTTTAATGGTGGTGGTATCCAGTTT from Chitinophaga filiformis carries:
- the sucC gene encoding ADP-forming succinate--CoA ligase subunit beta → MNLHEYQAKELLKKYNVPVQEGIPVDTPEAAAEAYKQLKVQYGNEFAVVKAQIHAGGRGKGTIRGKEQRGVAVGKNAEDVKTIAGNILGGVLVTIQTGEAGKLVNKVLVAQDVYYPGPNPIKELYLSILLDRAKGQNVIMYSTEGGMDIEEVAHKTPEKIFKELVQPNTTLQPFQARKIAFNFGLSGEAFKNMVKFVTNLYNAYVGLDAAMLEINPLFKTSDDKIIAVDCKLNLDDNALMRHPDLEALRDISEEDPTEVEAGKYNLNYVKLDGNVGCMVNGAGLAMATMDMIKLSGGEPANFLDVGGTANAQTVEAGFRIILKDPKVKAILINIFGGIVRCDRVAQGVIDAYKSIGNITVPIIVRLQGTNAEEAKKLIEESGLTVQSAILLSEAAALVNKAVTA
- a CDS encoding DUF4407 domain-containing protein, producing the protein MKRFRDFFLFCSGVHVPMLRRAPSETNKYGGIGATIFFTGLLAAFSGGYALWSVFSSPWGAAVFGIIWGLMIFNLDRYIVSGMKKRNNFWSEFGMAVPRLVLAVLIAIVISKPLELKVFEKEINQELIVMEQQVFKTQEDKVKDRFQQRIGVLNAEIAQLNADIQLQATKLDTLQIIAQQEADGTGGSRRQNLGPIYKAKKADADTAAAMLKRITDQNGALIAQKRQELQSIDSTQKATVGGLNRTSIDGLASRLDALGHLTDRSVPVRWANWFIMLLFITIETAPVFVKLISPRGPYDDLLEAHEHAYIIFRKETIEKREREHNKRMMIGQPAVNS
- a CDS encoding SprT-like domain-containing protein; the protein is MKQEAPLNALAAYLPEGTFEQVMAYLTEYKVHLTVTRERQSILGDYRHPDRRGGHRISINGNLNKYAFLITLLHEISHLTTYMQYTNTVASHGKEWKQHFSSILKQFVGKGYLPPDVEMALRQSIQNPAASSCADDDLMRVLKRYDRQKENHFLVEQLAPNQLFRTKDGRVFRRGERIRKRYRCEEVATKRMYLFSPVYEVELVAA
- a CDS encoding AtpZ/AtpI family protein; translated protein: MEDPSSQKKPRKKPDNRLLLKYTGLAFQMMATLGVAVFAGYKIDQRTGWSFPFFLIILSLLALVLILRQIIKDTSRNE
- a CDS encoding polymer-forming cytoskeletal protein, producing the protein MFSNNNRNARSESKSVMPTSNVNIIGSGTSIQGDIVCEGDIRIDGQVNGLVSTKAKIVVGPEGEIIGDLVCQSADILGKVTGIIKVEDLLFLKGNALVKGDLYTAHFEMEPTAKFNGRCYMEPEEVAAANANLKEKNGRPVFTEEATEEA